A stretch of Chionomys nivalis chromosome 2, mChiNiv1.1, whole genome shotgun sequence DNA encodes these proteins:
- the LOC130863343 gene encoding olfactory receptor 5L1-like, producing MDEENCTSVAEFILLGFSDVPELAFFLFLVFLLIYGVTVIANLGMTVLIQVSSQLHTPMYFFLSHLSFVDFCYSSIIVPKVFTNIINREKVISYLECMVQFYLFCAFAVTEVFLLAVMAYDRFVAICNPLLYMVIMSPKLRMVLVSGCYLYASVCSLIHLCLALDIPSFKSNVINHFFCDLPPLLSLACSDVTKNELFLFVIVNFNEILTIAIIFISYLLILVTILKMRSAEGRRKAFSTCASHLTVIIVFHGTILFIYCQPSSGNSVDVDKVTTVFYTVVIPMLNPLIYSLRNKDVKEALRKVLVSKKNSLLEFLFHKA from the coding sequence ATGGATGAGGAAAACTGCACCTCTGTGGCAGAGTTCATTCTCCTTGGCTTTTCTGATGTGCCGGAGCTggcattctttctgtttctggtaTTTCTTCTCATTTACGGAGTGACAGTCATAGCAAACTTGGGCATGACTGTGCTGATTCAGGTCAGCTCTCAACTTCACACACCTATGTATTTTTTCCTCAGCCACCTGTCCTTTGTGGATTTCTGCTACTCCTCCATCATTGTGCCAAAGGTGTTCACTAACATCATTAACAGGGAAAAAGTTATTTCTTACCTGGAATGCATggtgcaattttatttattttgtgcttttgCTGTCACTGAGGTCTTTCTATTGGCtgtgatggcctatgaccgcttcGTGGCAATTTGTAACCCACTACTGTACATGGTCATCATGTCCCCAAAGCTTCGTATGGTACTGGTGTCTGGCTGCTACCTCTATGCATCAGTTTGTTCTCTGATTCACCTCTGCTTAGCCCTTGACATCCCATCATTTAAGTCAAATGTGATCAaccacttcttctgtgatctgCCTCCTCTCTTAAGTCTTGCTTGCTCTGATGTTACCAAGAATGAGTTATTCCTGTTTGTCATTGTCAACTTCAATGAGATTCTCACCATTGCAATCATCTTCATCTCGTATTTGTTAATTCTTGTCACCATCCTGAAGATGCGCTCTGCAGAGGGGAGACGCAAAGCCTTTTctacctgtgcctcccacctCACGGTCATCATTGTCTTCCATGGAACAATCCTCTTTATTTATTGTCAGCCAAGCTCTGGCAATAGTGTAGATGTTGATAAAGTGACTACAGTTTTCTATACTGTGGTCATTCCCATGCTGAATCCCTTAATCTACAGTCTGAGGAATAAGGATGTGAAAGAAGCTCTCAGAAAAGTGTTAGTTTCTAAAAAGAATTCTCTCCTAGAATTTTTATTTCACAAAGCTTAA